In the genome of Hymenobacter taeanensis, one region contains:
- a CDS encoding 3'-5' exonuclease, with protein sequence MRLLHDLKLDEIFVLDIETVPCVGCHDDLEEMLKELWEHKCHALRREKGWISHAGHIAPLPDHLHAASLFEQAGIYAEFGKVVCISVGRFRYAPDGQLCFSVKSFYGHNERQLLQEFSEAISQRPHFRLCGHNGKEFDFPYLSRRILINGLPLPAHLDVAGKKPWEVAHLDTMELWKFGDRKSYTSLSLLAAMFGIPTPKDDIQGKDVARVYYEENDLPRIARYCQKDIITTARLLLKFRGDEPFPDDAIRYANEETVMLRRS encoded by the coding sequence ATGCGCCTGCTCCACGACCTCAAGCTCGACGAGATTTTTGTGCTCGATATCGAAACTGTGCCTTGCGTGGGCTGCCACGACGATCTGGAGGAGATGTTGAAGGAACTGTGGGAGCACAAGTGCCATGCCCTACGGCGTGAGAAAGGCTGGATTTCGCACGCCGGCCATATTGCGCCCCTGCCCGACCATCTGCACGCAGCGTCTCTGTTTGAGCAGGCTGGTATCTATGCTGAGTTTGGTAAGGTAGTGTGCATATCGGTAGGGCGCTTCCGCTACGCCCCCGATGGGCAGTTGTGTTTCAGTGTAAAGTCGTTTTACGGGCACAATGAGCGTCAGCTACTTCAGGAGTTCAGTGAGGCCATCAGCCAGCGCCCGCACTTCCGGTTGTGTGGTCACAATGGTAAGGAGTTCGACTTTCCGTATCTGTCGCGGCGGATTCTCATTAACGGCCTGCCGCTACCTGCCCATTTGGATGTTGCCGGCAAAAAGCCCTGGGAGGTAGCCCACCTGGATACCATGGAGCTCTGGAAATTCGGAGACCGGAAATCCTATACTTCCCTGTCGCTGCTGGCCGCCATGTTTGGTATTCCTACGCCCAAAGATGACATTCAGGGCAAGGATGTGGCCCGCGTGTATTACGAGGAAAACGACCTGCCCCGCATTGCCCGCTATTGCCAGAAGGATATTATTACCACAGCCCGGCTGCTGCTCAAGTTTCGGGGCGATGAGCCCTTCCCAGATGATGCCATTCGTTATGCCAACGAAGAAACTGTTATGCTAAGGCGAAGCTAG
- a CDS encoding OmpA family protein, translated as MPLAVKGLLDLGLQENHTDTVGQLAHEAAAAGLPQELNVLTDTDWGIRSSRLMERLLANAYGMTLHCLAAATGTKPVGNETLLGYTMAMALGALGQYVAQYQWGEYELYAWLKSQEAEIVQAVPAYSRLPLEHSFVKKPALLPASASASTATVPANGVWPRLSEGIHPAPASTHARKKSSTAMRWQLGGLLLLAVGVGYLIGHDDAEPPTTTEVASPASSASLVAEAAADTPPNTSSGANKTESQLTALPAGHYNPTTDTYIYDTGHLVSLRLADGTIQQVGVNSTESKLYQFLSDPKMQVDSINRTKGWINCDRVYFEPGQAILTAGSGEQLRNIASILRTFPTARIKFGGYTDSTGNSLKNFQLSENRAKAAMLALGSIGIDISRIEAKGYGAKFFLTTNTTPEGRAMNRRVSLRVIRK; from the coding sequence GTGCCCTTGGCTGTAAAAGGGCTATTAGATCTGGGCCTGCAGGAAAACCATACCGATACGGTAGGCCAGCTGGCCCATGAGGCTGCCGCAGCTGGTTTGCCGCAGGAGCTAAACGTGCTGACTGATACTGATTGGGGTATTCGGAGTAGTCGCCTGATGGAGCGGCTGCTAGCCAACGCCTACGGCATGACGCTACATTGTTTAGCCGCCGCAACCGGTACTAAGCCAGTAGGGAACGAAACGCTTCTCGGCTATACCATGGCCATGGCGTTAGGCGCCCTGGGGCAATATGTAGCGCAATATCAGTGGGGCGAGTACGAGCTATACGCCTGGCTCAAGTCGCAGGAAGCGGAGATTGTGCAAGCCGTACCAGCCTACAGCCGGTTGCCCTTGGAGCACTCTTTCGTAAAAAAGCCGGCTTTGCTTCCGGCCAGCGCATCGGCCAGCACGGCAACAGTCCCAGCCAACGGGGTGTGGCCTCGCCTGAGTGAGGGAATACATCCGGCCCCCGCCAGTACCCATGCCAGAAAGAAGTCCTCTACTGCTATGCGGTGGCAGTTAGGTGGTCTGTTGTTGCTGGCCGTTGGGGTGGGCTACCTCATTGGGCACGACGACGCAGAACCGCCCACCACCACTGAAGTGGCAAGCCCGGCTTCTTCAGCCTCGCTTGTAGCCGAAGCCGCCGCCGATACCCCACCCAATACTTCCTCCGGCGCAAACAAAACGGAAAGTCAGCTGACGGCTTTACCCGCCGGGCATTACAACCCCACAACCGATACCTACATCTACGACACGGGCCATCTGGTTTCCTTGCGCCTCGCTGACGGCACTATTCAGCAGGTTGGAGTAAATTCCACGGAGAGCAAGCTGTACCAGTTCTTGTCAGACCCCAAAATGCAGGTTGATTCGATAAACCGAACTAAAGGGTGGATCAACTGCGACCGGGTATACTTTGAGCCAGGCCAGGCCATTTTAACAGCAGGCTCCGGCGAGCAGCTGCGTAACATTGCCAGCATTCTGCGCACCTTCCCAACGGCACGTATCAAGTTTGGAGGCTACACTGACAGCACCGGTAACTCCCTCAAGAACTTTCAGCTTAGTGAGAATCGGGCTAAAGCGGCCATGCTGGCACTTGGGAGCATTGGCATTGATATAAGCCGAATTGAGGCCAAAGGCTATGGTGCCAAGTTCTTTCTTACCACCAACACCACTCCCGAAGGACGGGCCATGAATCGGCGCGTCAGCCTCCGCGTTATCAGGAAGTAG
- a CDS encoding NADH-quinone oxidoreductase subunit N — protein MNSIILLSVLGLGNLFLGFLRSNRLLLPAAMLMLALVFGINLIDWNEGAQPFFNDMLVIDNFSVAFTGVVVLTTFLLLPFSQKYVRDGQANLAEYYSLLLFSLVGAVMMVAYNHLLMLFVGIETLSIAMYVLAGSDKRNLRSNEAALKYFLMGSFTTGILLFGIALVYGATGTFQLSQISFAVQNPINDSLQPMLYIGMLLMLVGMGFKVSAAPFHFWTPDVYEGTPTFFAAFMSTVVKAAGFAAFLKLMVQVFPAASAQGVWLPTLTAMCALTLLIGNVGAVAQTSVKRMLAYSSVSHAGYLLIGLVAFNGQLEGASANGIFFYSLAYSVATVAAFGVLKLVADQRQREDYNGLNGLAKTNPLLAFVMTVAMLSLAGIPLTGGFFGKFFIFSAAVENGYIGLVVFAVVMSMVSIYYYLRPIIAMYMRNTDVTTDEPIHVTSFQSAALFLLALLTMVLGVLPGLLSGIL, from the coding sequence ATGAATTCAATCATCCTGCTATCTGTTCTCGGCCTCGGCAACCTGTTCCTCGGGTTCCTGCGCTCCAACCGGCTGCTGCTGCCCGCCGCCATGCTTATGCTGGCGCTGGTGTTCGGCATCAACCTGATCGACTGGAATGAGGGCGCTCAGCCCTTTTTCAACGACATGCTGGTCATTGATAACTTCTCGGTGGCCTTCACCGGTGTTGTCGTCCTGACTACCTTCCTGCTCCTGCCCTTCTCGCAGAAGTACGTGCGTGACGGTCAAGCCAACCTGGCCGAGTACTACTCCTTACTGCTGTTCTCACTGGTAGGCGCCGTGATGATGGTGGCCTACAACCACCTGCTCATGCTGTTCGTGGGCATCGAGACCCTCAGCATTGCCATGTACGTGCTGGCCGGCTCCGATAAGCGCAACCTGCGCTCCAACGAAGCCGCCCTGAAGTACTTCCTGATGGGTTCGTTCACCACGGGCATTCTGCTGTTCGGCATTGCGCTGGTATACGGTGCCACGGGCACGTTCCAGCTCTCCCAGATCAGCTTCGCAGTTCAGAACCCCATCAACGATTCTCTGCAGCCCATGCTCTACATCGGCATGCTGCTGATGCTGGTGGGAATGGGCTTTAAAGTATCGGCGGCGCCGTTCCACTTCTGGACGCCCGACGTGTACGAAGGCACACCTACGTTCTTTGCGGCCTTCATGAGCACGGTGGTGAAAGCCGCTGGTTTCGCGGCTTTCCTGAAGCTGATGGTACAGGTATTCCCCGCGGCTTCGGCTCAGGGCGTGTGGCTGCCCACGCTCACTGCCATGTGTGCTCTCACACTGCTCATCGGCAACGTGGGCGCGGTGGCACAAACCAGCGTGAAGCGTATGCTCGCCTACTCCAGCGTTTCGCACGCCGGCTACCTGCTGATAGGCCTGGTGGCCTTTAATGGCCAGCTGGAAGGTGCTTCCGCCAACGGTATCTTCTTCTATTCCCTGGCCTATTCCGTAGCTACGGTAGCAGCCTTCGGGGTGCTGAAGCTGGTAGCCGATCAGCGCCAGCGCGAGGATTACAACGGTCTGAATGGCCTAGCCAAAACTAACCCATTGCTGGCCTTCGTGATGACGGTGGCTATGCTGTCGTTGGCCGGTATTCCGCTCACGGGCGGCTTCTTCGGTAAGTTCTTTATCTTCTCGGCGGCGGTAGAGAATGGCTACATCGGCCTCGTGGTGTTTGCCGTAGTGATGTCGATGGTGAGCATCTACTACTACCTGCGTCCCATCATTGCCATGTACATGCGCAACACAGACGTTACGACGGATGAGCCGATTCACGTAACCTCATTCCAGTCGGCAGCGCTGTTTTTGCTGGCTTTGCTAACGATGGTGCTGGGGGTTCTGCCCGGCTTGTTAAGCGGCATTCTGTAG
- a CDS encoding complex I subunit 4 family protein — protein MLTVILLLWPVAAALLLHFFKGGAARVAAFGAALVEFVLAVYAALTFNVNHSGQFSFNHEWIASAGINFHVGMDGLSLLLVLLTTFLVPIILLASYRRNIENESVFYALVLFMETGLVGVFTAQDAFLFYFMWEVALIPIYFLAGVWGGENRAKVTFKFFLYTIVGSLFMLAGFVYLYFQTGPAASGLAAHNSDIASFYNLNLSVQEQSWLFWLIFAAFAVKMPIFPFHTWQPDTYTESPAPATMLLSGIMLKMGIYGCMRWLLPVVPSGVSQWQNLVLILAIIGIIYGAIIAIRQQDVKRLIAYSSLSHVGLMAAGVFSLTQIGLQGASIQMLAHGINVVGMFFIADAIERRTGTRAIANLGGLTRQAPVLTVCFLVLLLGTVALPLTNGFVGEFLLLAGVYEYNAWMGAVAGVTIILAAVYLLRMFQRVMLGPDSSFTATFTDLTGAELAVLAPLIVLVFWIGLFPNMFLHLSEGSVMNILNEVVKR, from the coding sequence ATGCTGACTGTTATCCTCCTACTTTGGCCCGTGGCGGCCGCCCTGCTGCTGCACTTCTTTAAAGGCGGCGCTGCCCGGGTGGCGGCGTTTGGCGCGGCGCTGGTCGAATTTGTGCTGGCGGTTTACGCGGCCCTGACCTTCAACGTAAACCACAGTGGGCAATTCTCCTTTAACCACGAGTGGATTGCCTCTGCCGGCATCAACTTCCATGTGGGCATGGATGGCCTCAGCCTGTTGCTGGTGCTGCTGACGACGTTCTTGGTGCCAATCATTCTGCTGGCCTCCTACCGTCGCAACATCGAGAACGAGTCGGTGTTTTACGCGCTAGTGCTGTTCATGGAGACTGGCCTGGTGGGTGTGTTCACGGCCCAGGATGCCTTCCTGTTCTACTTCATGTGGGAAGTAGCCCTGATTCCGATCTACTTCCTGGCTGGTGTGTGGGGCGGTGAGAACCGCGCGAAGGTTACGTTCAAGTTCTTCCTGTACACCATCGTTGGCTCGCTGTTTATGCTAGCTGGCTTCGTGTACCTCTACTTCCAGACCGGCCCCGCCGCCAGTGGCCTAGCCGCTCACAACTCTGATATTGCCTCGTTCTACAACCTGAACCTGAGCGTGCAGGAGCAGTCGTGGTTGTTCTGGCTGATTTTCGCGGCCTTTGCCGTGAAGATGCCCATCTTCCCCTTCCACACCTGGCAGCCCGATACCTATACCGAGTCGCCAGCCCCGGCAACTATGCTGCTCTCGGGCATCATGCTGAAAATGGGTATCTACGGGTGCATGCGCTGGCTGCTGCCGGTGGTGCCCTCGGGCGTAAGCCAGTGGCAGAACCTGGTGCTCATCCTCGCCATCATCGGTATTATCTACGGCGCTATCATTGCCATCCGTCAGCAGGATGTGAAGCGCCTGATTGCGTACTCTTCCCTCTCGCACGTCGGCCTGATGGCTGCGGGCGTGTTCTCGCTCACGCAGATAGGCCTACAGGGCGCCAGCATTCAGATGCTGGCTCACGGCATCAACGTGGTGGGCATGTTCTTCATTGCTGATGCCATTGAGCGCCGCACCGGTACCCGCGCCATTGCCAACCTGGGTGGCCTAACGCGCCAGGCGCCCGTCCTGACGGTGTGCTTCCTGGTGTTGCTGCTGGGTACGGTAGCATTGCCGCTTACCAACGGCTTCGTGGGTGAGTTCCTGCTGCTGGCCGGCGTGTATGAGTACAACGCCTGGATGGGTGCCGTGGCTGGCGTTACCATCATTCTGGCAGCCGTGTACCTGCTTCGCATGTTCCAGCGCGTGATGCTCGGCCCCGACTCTTCTTTCACGGCGACTTTTACTGACCTGACCGGCGCAGAGCTGGCCGTGCTAGCTCCGCTCATCGTGCTAGTTTTCTGGATTGGCTTGTTCCCGAATATGTTCCTGCACCTGTCGGAAGGCAGCGTGATGAACATTCTGAACGAGGTGGTAAAACGCTAA
- the nuoL gene encoding NADH-quinone oxidoreductase subunit L translates to MQEQVTQVIPAAGAPYSTLLYVLIPLLPFLGFLVNGLLNKRLSGTVAGIIGSATVLGSFLISAMLFANFSYPYTVTLFDWISVGSMQIPFSYQIDQLSLIMLLLVTGVGFLIHVYSIGYMHHDENVGKFFAFLNLFVFSMLVLVLGANFVILFIGWEGVGLCSYLLIGFWNKETHNNNAAKKAFIINRVGDLGFLLGIFLIYLTFNSVQYAEVFQKASLGQFGTYGVGVVTVITLLLFVGASGKSAQIPLYTWLPDAMAGPTPVSALIHAATMVTAGIYMIIRANVLFTLAPETLEVIAVIGAATALFAATIGLAQNDIKKVLAYSTVSQLGYMFLALGVMGYSTSLFHVLTHAFFKALMFLGAGSVIHAMSNEQDIRRMGGLRKALPITFITFLIGCLAISGIPPFAGFFSKDEILTHVYEHSKVLYAVGLFTAFLTAFYMFRLLFLTFFGEFRGTEEQKHHLHESPASMTLPLIVLAILAAVGGFMGAPMFLGKHYLADYLAPLFTYSRQLNPEAFAGEVDHGTELMLIGLSVGAGLLGIILAYVQYVSRGARPAEDEAQRSAPENVVYHKYYIDELYNSLFVRPIMGLSKGLYRFVENGIIDPVVNGLGRITMGGGQLLRYVQTGSVETYLILMVVGIVLVLALNYVKF, encoded by the coding sequence ATGCAAGAACAAGTAACGCAAGTAATTCCTGCAGCCGGCGCGCCGTACTCCACCCTGCTGTACGTGCTGATTCCGCTGCTGCCTTTCCTGGGTTTCCTGGTAAACGGCCTGCTGAACAAGCGGCTTTCCGGCACGGTAGCCGGTATCATTGGCAGCGCCACGGTGCTGGGCTCTTTCCTGATTTCGGCGATGTTGTTCGCCAACTTCAGCTACCCCTACACGGTCACGCTGTTCGACTGGATTTCGGTCGGCTCGATGCAGATTCCCTTCTCCTACCAAATCGACCAGCTCAGCCTGATTATGCTGCTGCTCGTGACGGGCGTGGGCTTCCTGATTCACGTGTACAGCATCGGCTACATGCACCACGATGAGAACGTGGGCAAGTTCTTCGCCTTCCTGAACCTCTTCGTGTTCTCGATGCTGGTGCTGGTGCTGGGCGCCAACTTCGTAATTCTGTTCATCGGCTGGGAAGGGGTAGGCCTCTGCTCCTACCTGCTCATCGGTTTCTGGAACAAGGAAACGCACAACAACAACGCTGCTAAGAAGGCCTTCATTATCAACCGCGTAGGTGACCTGGGCTTCCTGCTCGGCATCTTCCTGATTTATCTGACTTTCAACTCGGTACAATACGCCGAGGTATTCCAGAAGGCTTCGCTAGGCCAGTTCGGCACCTATGGTGTGGGTGTGGTGACGGTGATTACGCTGCTGCTTTTTGTGGGTGCTTCCGGCAAATCGGCGCAGATCCCGCTCTACACTTGGCTGCCCGACGCTATGGCTGGCCCTACCCCAGTTTCGGCCCTAATTCACGCCGCGACCATGGTAACGGCGGGTATCTACATGATTATCCGCGCCAACGTGCTGTTCACGCTGGCTCCTGAAACGCTCGAAGTTATTGCCGTTATCGGCGCGGCTACGGCGCTGTTTGCCGCCACCATCGGTCTGGCGCAGAACGATATCAAGAAGGTACTGGCCTACTCTACGGTTTCGCAGCTGGGCTACATGTTCCTGGCGCTGGGCGTGATGGGCTACAGCACCTCCCTGTTCCACGTCCTGACCCACGCCTTCTTCAAGGCCCTGATGTTCCTGGGCGCGGGTTCAGTGATTCACGCCATGAGCAACGAGCAGGACATCCGCCGTATGGGTGGCCTACGCAAGGCGCTGCCCATTACATTTATCACTTTCCTGATTGGCTGCCTAGCTATTTCGGGTATCCCGCCCTTTGCAGGCTTCTTCTCGAAAGACGAAATTCTGACCCACGTGTATGAGCACAGCAAAGTGCTGTACGCGGTAGGCCTGTTCACTGCCTTCCTGACGGCGTTCTACATGTTCCGTCTGCTGTTCCTCACCTTCTTCGGCGAGTTCCGCGGCACCGAGGAGCAGAAGCACCACCTCCACGAGTCGCCGGCTTCTATGACGCTGCCGCTTATCGTGCTGGCCATTCTGGCCGCCGTGGGTGGTTTCATGGGTGCTCCCATGTTCCTGGGCAAACACTACCTCGCCGACTACCTCGCGCCGCTCTTCACCTACTCCCGTCAACTCAATCCCGAGGCATTTGCCGGCGAGGTTGACCACGGCACCGAGCTGATGTTGATTGGCCTATCGGTAGGTGCTGGCCTGCTGGGCATCATCCTGGCCTACGTGCAGTACGTGAGCCGTGGCGCCCGCCCCGCCGAGGACGAAGCCCAGCGCTCTGCCCCTGAGAACGTGGTGTACCACAAGTACTACATCGACGAGCTGTACAATTCCCTGTTCGTGCGCCCCATCATGGGTCTCTCGAAAGGCCTGTACCGCTTTGTGGAGAATGGCATCATTGATCCGGTAGTGAATGGCCTGGGCCGCATCACGATGGGCGGCGGACAGCTGCTGCGCTACGTGCAAACCGGCTCCGTAGAAACCTACCTCATCCTGATGGTAGTGGGCATCGTGCTGGTGCTGGCGCTGAACTACGTGAAATTCTAA
- the nuoK gene encoding NADH-quinone oxidoreductase subunit NuoK: MDQNIPQVIQTVPLQYYVFFATALFSIGVVGVLTRRNAIIIFMCVELMLNAVNMLLTAFSAYRADPNGQIFVFFIMAVAAAEVAVGLAIIVMIYRNLQNTDVNLLNRLKF; encoded by the coding sequence ATGGACCAGAACATACCGCAGGTTATCCAAACGGTTCCTCTTCAATATTACGTCTTCTTCGCCACTGCCTTGTTTTCTATCGGTGTGGTGGGAGTTCTGACCCGACGTAATGCCATTATCATCTTTATGTGCGTGGAGCTGATGCTCAACGCTGTAAACATGCTGCTGACGGCCTTCTCGGCCTACCGCGCCGACCCCAACGGGCAAATCTTCGTGTTTTTCATCATGGCAGTAGCCGCCGCCGAAGTGGCCGTGGGCTTGGCCATTATCGTGATGATCTACCGAAACCTCCAGAATACCGACGTCAATCTGCTAAACCGACTGAAGTTCTAA
- a CDS encoding RNA polymerase sigma factor, with the protein METLPLTLDAPHLMTAGYQDQQIQEAVRAQRGRLLQFIRRRIPDPAEAEDVLQDVFAELVESYRLLKPVEQAAAWLFRVARNKITDLYRRKKTSSLEDEFLLTGQGDEENSLLLADILPAPDDAPENRLLRETLMEALTDALAELPAAQREVFIWHELEEKTFREMEEETGVPLKTLISRKHYAVQHLRKRLQTLYTELFTD; encoded by the coding sequence ATGGAAACGCTACCTCTTACACTCGACGCCCCGCACCTTATGACGGCAGGCTATCAGGATCAGCAGATTCAGGAGGCCGTGCGCGCGCAGCGCGGCCGGCTGCTGCAGTTCATTCGCCGTCGCATTCCAGATCCGGCCGAGGCCGAGGATGTACTGCAGGACGTATTCGCGGAGCTTGTGGAAAGTTACCGGCTCCTGAAGCCCGTAGAGCAGGCCGCCGCCTGGCTGTTTCGGGTGGCTCGCAACAAAATCACCGACCTCTACCGTCGTAAAAAGACCTCTTCCTTAGAAGATGAATTTCTATTGACAGGCCAAGGCGACGAGGAAAACTCCTTGCTGCTGGCCGATATTCTGCCCGCCCCCGACGATGCTCCGGAGAATCGTCTGCTGCGCGAAACGCTGATGGAAGCCCTCACCGATGCCCTGGCAGAGCTACCAGCAGCCCAGCGGGAGGTGTTTATCTGGCACGAGCTGGAGGAAAAGACCTTCCGCGAAATGGAAGAGGAAACCGGCGTCCCACTCAAAACTCTCATTTCCCGCAAGCACTACGCGGTTCAGCACCTGCGCAAGCGCCTGCAAACTCTCTACACTGAGCTCTTCACTGACTAG
- a CDS encoding serine hydrolase domain-containing protein codes for MERWTIPGASVAIGRQGKLVYARGFGYADLSQSQPMEPSNLLRVASVSKPVTSIAIMKLMQEGRLELQHKVFGPEGYLNDAYYTSVITDKRIYDITVQQLLEHSAGWNRNAGVDGFDSSDPIDFPLHVAQVMHVPNPVGDSTLVRYLLSKDLNFKPGSRFSYSNIGYLVLGKIIQQITGQHYEAWVRQNVLEPSGVLEAHLGHNLLADKLEREAEYFCAATKKSCYGTGKKVPYAYGGANLEAMNAHGGWLFTARDLVRLLMAVDGSPTRPDILLPATLDTMTAPSQATKRYAKGWMVNKHNVWWHTGCLNGSTSILARNSEGYTWAILLNSCPNTNRFWNDVEALGWECINSTSTWPTHDLFPAEENATSLRLVAATTGTAKLSWINGNGTHRLVLLREDQPVNAFPKDSHTYASGQIFGQGDVLGAGNMVVSAGPDSTVNVSGLRPGHTYYARVIEYKLSDETSQQPVYTLEGNPMLQFRTAAPLQVAKAKRSPKLVAKGRTSKVVQKPASAKPQVPVPLDQAAHPASPFLHLRSLLNWHKG; via the coding sequence ATGGAGCGCTGGACAATTCCGGGAGCTTCGGTGGCTATTGGCCGGCAGGGCAAGCTGGTGTATGCCCGGGGCTTTGGCTACGCCGATCTAAGCCAGTCGCAGCCTATGGAGCCCTCGAACTTGCTGCGAGTGGCCAGCGTCTCGAAGCCGGTGACTTCTATTGCCATTATGAAGCTGATGCAAGAAGGCCGGTTGGAGCTTCAACACAAGGTTTTCGGCCCTGAGGGCTACCTCAACGACGCCTACTACACCAGCGTCATCACCGACAAGCGCATTTACGATATCACGGTGCAGCAACTGTTGGAGCACTCTGCCGGCTGGAACCGCAATGCTGGCGTAGATGGCTTTGACAGCTCCGACCCCATTGATTTCCCCCTCCACGTGGCTCAGGTGATGCACGTGCCCAACCCCGTAGGCGACTCCACGCTGGTGCGCTATCTACTGAGCAAGGACCTGAATTTCAAGCCTGGCTCGCGCTTTTCCTACTCTAATATCGGGTACTTGGTGCTAGGCAAAATCATCCAGCAGATTACCGGGCAGCACTATGAGGCCTGGGTGCGGCAAAACGTGCTGGAGCCCAGTGGGGTGCTAGAAGCTCATCTAGGCCACAACTTACTGGCCGATAAGCTGGAGCGGGAAGCCGAATATTTCTGCGCCGCCACCAAGAAGTCGTGCTACGGTACGGGCAAGAAGGTGCCGTATGCTTACGGTGGCGCCAACCTGGAGGCTATGAACGCCCACGGTGGCTGGCTGTTCACGGCCCGCGACCTGGTGCGCCTGCTGATGGCCGTAGATGGCTCCCCCACCCGCCCCGATATCCTGCTGCCCGCTACCCTCGACACCATGACGGCGCCCTCGCAGGCCACCAAGCGCTACGCTAAGGGTTGGATGGTGAATAAGCACAACGTATGGTGGCACACGGGCTGCCTGAACGGCTCTACCAGCATCTTGGCCCGCAACTCCGAAGGTTACACCTGGGCCATTCTGCTGAACTCCTGCCCCAACACCAACCGCTTCTGGAATGATGTGGAGGCCCTGGGCTGGGAATGCATCAACAGCACGAGTACCTGGCCTACCCACGACCTGTTTCCAGCGGAAGAAAATGCCACCTCTCTGCGCTTAGTGGCGGCTACTACTGGCACTGCTAAGCTGAGTTGGATTAATGGTAACGGCACCCACCGGTTGGTACTGTTGCGCGAAGATCAGCCCGTTAATGCTTTCCCGAAGGACAGCCACACGTATGCCAGCGGCCAGATTTTTGGCCAGGGAGATGTGCTGGGCGCGGGGAACATGGTGGTTTCGGCGGGGCCGGATAGCACCGTAAACGTGAGTGGTCTACGGCCCGGCCACACGTATTATGCACGGGTAATAGAGTACAAACTGAGCGACGAAACCAGCCAGCAGCCAGTGTACACCCTGGAAGGCAACCCTATGCTGCAGTTCCGCACGGCTGCCCCTCTGCAAGTGGCAAAAGCAAAGCGCAGCCCCAAACTAGTAGCTAAAGGCCGGACCAGTAAAGTAGTGCAGAAACCCGCTTCGGCTAAGCCCCAGGTACCAGTGCCACTAGATCAGGCCGCTCATCCTGCATCACCTTTTCTCCACCTCCGCAGCTTGTTGAACTGGCACAAGGGATAA
- a CDS encoding NADH-quinone oxidoreductase subunit J family protein, whose amino-acid sequence MSPLFLFLSFVALISALGVVFAKNPVHSVLFLILTFFSLSGHYLLLNAQFLAAVNIIVYAGAIMVLFLFVIMFLNLNVDTEPHKPALAKIAAAVAGGSLLLIMVAAMRDVRPAGYDATTFNSQIGMVDQLGLVLYRQYLLPFELASVLFLVAMVGAVMLGKREVGERNF is encoded by the coding sequence ATGTCTCCACTCTTCCTCTTTCTGTCGTTTGTGGCGCTGATCAGCGCGCTGGGCGTGGTATTCGCTAAAAACCCAGTACACAGCGTGCTGTTCCTGATTCTGACGTTCTTCTCGCTCTCGGGGCACTACCTGCTGCTGAACGCGCAGTTCCTGGCGGCCGTAAACATCATTGTTTATGCAGGAGCCATCATGGTACTGTTCCTGTTCGTGATTATGTTCCTGAACCTGAATGTAGACACGGAACCGCACAAGCCGGCTTTGGCTAAGATTGCGGCGGCAGTGGCCGGGGGCTCTTTGTTGCTGATTATGGTAGCCGCAATGCGTGATGTACGTCCTGCAGGCTACGATGCCACTACCTTCAACTCTCAGATCGGTATGGTAGATCAGCTGGGCCTGGTGCTTTACCGCCAATACCTGCTGCCTTTCGAGTTGGCCTCGGTTCTCTTCCTGGTGGCTATGGTGGGCGCCGTAATGCTGGGCAAGCGCGAAGTAGGAGAGCGGAATTTCTAA
- a CDS encoding NuoI/complex I 23 kDa subunit family protein produces the protein MQLTNRAKKLEKKPMTLAERAYLPAIFQGLSITMRHFFMKKATIRYPEETRPFSPVFRGLHVLKRDEQGRERCTACGLCAVACPAEAITMVAGERKKGEEGLYREEKYAISYEVNMLRCIFCGLCEEACPKAAVYLQPDKMAPPRFERDEFVYGKDRLVEPVSPDQRSVRGIQLTPEQADALRNKLATQPA, from the coding sequence ATGCAACTCACCAACCGAGCCAAGAAACTAGAGAAAAAGCCGATGACGCTGGCTGAGCGGGCTTACCTGCCGGCCATCTTCCAGGGGCTTTCTATCACGATGCGGCACTTCTTCATGAAGAAGGCTACCATCCGTTATCCTGAAGAGACGCGGCCATTCTCGCCCGTATTTCGCGGTTTGCACGTGCTCAAGCGCGACGAGCAGGGCCGGGAGCGTTGCACCGCCTGTGGCCTGTGCGCCGTAGCCTGCCCCGCCGAAGCCATTACTATGGTAGCCGGTGAGCGTAAAAAAGGCGAAGAAGGCCTCTACCGCGAAGAAAAGTACGCCATCAGCTACGAGGTGAATATGCTCCGCTGCATCTTCTGTGGGCTCTGCGAAGAAGCCTGCCCGAAAGCTGCCGTGTACCTGCAGCCTGATAAAATGGCGCCGCCACGCTTTGAGCGCGACGAGTTCGTGTACGGCAAGGACCGCTTGGTTGAGCCAGTTTCTCCGGATCAGCGCTCCGTACGTGGTATTCAGCTAACGCCTGAGCAAGCTGATGCCCTGCGCAATAAGCTGGCTACTCAACCGGCTTAA